The Xiphophorus hellerii strain 12219 chromosome 5, Xiphophorus_hellerii-4.1, whole genome shotgun sequence genome window below encodes:
- the LOC116719640 gene encoding 5-hydroxytryptamine receptor 4 produces MENSSLAWPGNDNTSLHIELPSCATLRSQISRIFLYAFLSVGTGCTVVGNFLVVLSISYFKQLQSPTNSFVLSLAVADCLVGLLVMPFSMIRTVEGCWYFGSLFCRLHSSLDVMLCTASIFHLSCIAFDRYYAVCNPLVYSLKMSNSHVALLIAICWTVPMLISFGPIMLDLHVADVDIFIPSDLCVFLVSRVYAVMASLVAFYLPMAIMLVAYWKIFKAAKRQAKQISAMESQMAAGVGKDSSKKKRHRNTMKREGKAAKTLGIIMGVFLIFWMPFFTVNIVDPFIEYTTEGVVWDVFLWLGYINSSLNPFLYGFFNRCFRRAFLMFLSCKVCLPEISSGMELSHSKKEKN; encoded by the coding sequence ATGGAGAACAGCAGCCTGGCATGGCCTGGAAATGATAACACTTCTCTTCATATTGAACTACCATCATGCGCCACCCTGAGGAGCCAGATCTCACGGATTTTCCTGTATGCCTTCCTCTCAGTTGGCACAGGCTGCACTGTTGTGGGAAACTTCTTGGTTGTCTTGTCTATTTCCTACTTTAAACAGCTACAGTCGCCAACAAATTCTTTTGTTCTGTCCCTTGCAGTGGCTGACTGCCTTGTTGGGCTGCTAGTGATGCCTTTTAGCATGATTCGAACTGTGGAGGGATGTTGGTACTTTGGGTCTCTTTTTTGTAGGCTTCACTCCAGCCTAGATGTCATGCTGTGTACTGCCTCTATATTCCATCTCAGCTGCATTGCCTTTGATCGGTATTATGCAGTCTGCAATCCCCTGGTTTACTCCCTAAAGATGTCCAACAGTCATGTAGCTCTCCTCATTGCTATTTGTTGGACTGTTCCTATGCTCATTTCATTTGGCCCCATAATGCTAGATCTTCATGTTGCTGATGTTGACATCTTTATTCCTTCAGACTTGTGTGTGTTCTTGGTCAGCCGTGTTTATGCTGTCATGGCCTCTTTGGTAGCCTTTTACTTGCCTATGGCTATTATGCTTGTGGCATATTGGAAGATCTTCAAAGCTGCAAAGCGACAGGCCAAGCAGATTAGTGCCATGGAAAGCCAAATGGCTGCTGGAGTGGGCAAAGActcaagcaagaaaaaaagacaccGCAATACTATGAAGAGGGAAGGAAAGGCCGCAAAAACTTTAGGTATCATAATGGGAGTTTTCCTTATCTTCTGGATGCCTTTCTTCACTGTCAACATTGTGGATCCGTTCATTGAGTACACCACCGAAGGGGTCGTTTGGGATGTTTTTCTCTGGTTGGGATATATAAACTCATCTTTAAATCCCTTCCTGTATGGATTTTTCAATCGCTGTTTTCGTAGAGCGTTCCTCATGTTTCTCAGCTGCAAGGTGTGTTTACCTGAAATATCATCTGGAATGGAGTTGTCGCATTctaagaaagagaaaaactaa